From the genome of Scytonema hofmannii PCC 7110, one region includes:
- a CDS encoding DUF433 domain-containing protein, translating to MSDFLKRITVNPKQCGGRPCIRGMRIRVSDVLDLFAAGLSAEDILEEMPDLEMDDLKAALLYAARKLDHPVLVA from the coding sequence ATGTCAGATTTTCTTAAAAGAATCACAGTAAATCCCAAGCAGTGCGGTGGTCGTCCCTGCATTCGAGGTATGAGGATTCGGGTTTCAGATGTGCTGGACTTATTTGCTGCGGGACTCAGTGCCGAAGATATATTGGAAGAAATGCCCGATCTTGAAATGGACGATCTCAAAGCAGCACTTTTATATGCGGCGCGTAAACTCGATCATCCGGTGCTAGTTGCATGA
- a CDS encoding DUF5615 family PIN-like protein — protein MTIWIDAHLSPAIAGWINSTFGVIALALRDIGLRDAEDREIFEAAKAQGVIIMTKDRDFVDLVDR, from the coding sequence ATGACGATCTGGATAGATGCACATTTGTCTCCTGCAATAGCTGGCTGGATCAACAGTACATTTGGGGTCATAGCATTGGCTTTGCGCGATATTGGATTGAGAGATGCTGAAGATCGTGAGATTTTTGAAGCAGCAAAGGCGCAAGGAGTCATTATCATGACCAAAGATAGAGACTTTGTTGATTTGGTCGATCGCTAA